One region of Polynucleobacter sp. Adler-ghost genomic DNA includes:
- a CDS encoding P27 family phage terminase small subunit produces the protein MRYKTPIEIRKALNIRVKNQLAEIPVDMRCRIPVAEWLDDPSAFSKARFIEETMNFISRVYGFEPESYKYPVLFLADELQVYCDATTGFLGSGSEIVINGKQNPWLKVRDGATQNIIKLSRELGLTPASRLPTTTMQMPERGVYDILPFPSD, from the coding sequence ATGAGATACAAAACACCTATAGAGATTAGAAAGGCGCTCAACATTAGAGTTAAAAATCAACTGGCTGAAATTCCTGTTGATATGCGATGTCGAATTCCTGTCGCAGAATGGCTCGATGACCCTAGTGCCTTTTCAAAAGCAAGATTTATAGAGGAGACAATGAATTTCATCAGTAGGGTCTATGGATTTGAGCCTGAATCCTATAAATACCCAGTTCTATTCTTGGCTGACGAGTTGCAAGTCTATTGTGATGCGACAACTGGGTTTTTGGGGAGTGGTTCTGAGATTGTTATTAATGGGAAGCAAAACCCTTGGCTAAAGGTGCGAGATGGCGCAACTCAGAACATTATTAAGTTGAGTCGTGAGTTGGGGTTAACTCCCGCTTCTCGATTGCCCACAACCACCATGCAAATGCCCGAGAGGGGTGTATATGACATTCTGCCCTTTCCGAGTGATTAG